One genomic window of Mesoplodon densirostris isolate mMesDen1 chromosome 14, mMesDen1 primary haplotype, whole genome shotgun sequence includes the following:
- the LOC132501365 gene encoding LOW QUALITY PROTEIN: E3 ubiquitin-protein ligase RLIM-like (The sequence of the model RefSeq protein was modified relative to this genomic sequence to represent the inferred CDS: substituted 3 bases at 3 genomic stop codons), which produces MENSDSNDEGYGVSAQRISQTDRLVREKDFSRFVNNLSEEDYKFMRDNNLLSIPGESTEEELLRRLQLIKENAQDSDENTDRGDSSDDVSSGDCIIDWLNCSGQTENMTSGQRENQSWREDSQINPKSDQFIFSLEINVNLDNGSPNPENEYVASARLPRRENMEDSQRQLENPQSEXIFTRPSMSEQDTTETLMEFPPTRSQRRARSRSPEYRRPRARIESWSPPRSLREIVQRINHSIPSQNFEQPLLSENARFSRTEHQEILRXQMTGFELQNSSLIETSRTRNAVHGENSPDTTSGGESWGMREIYPTIPFNLEVGQVHSGAYSQRDSRASRTQLTSETPNNTVTSESERXLRQMYSHFEQADVRAYVNTIRNPICRILNTSLNDTTSVPIQSLLRQTMTEFSNSSNLMDSVSNLEHSVSPPSQNMEWPESPNGSTSGIFGSDSNPSYDTHSSSTLICHSSPNCMSSSSSSPISSSSSSDENSGIISLMCEGSEETNLSSDLSSETSQGGRQIILVIFDESDSGSSHNLQQFFLLNEDDLYQTTGLTKEQIDNLAVRSFGENDALKACSICLTEYTENSKLRILPCSHEYHIHCIDRWLSENSTCLICRGQVVDSNESENPN; this is translated from the exons ATGGAAAACTCGGATTCCAACGATGAAGGATATGGAGTTTCGGCCCAACGCATAAGTCAAACGGACCGATTGGTTCGGGAAAAAGATTTCTCCAGGTTCGTAAATAATCTGAGTGAAGAAGATTACAAATTTATGAGAGACAACAATCTTCTAAGCATTCCAGGTGAAAGTACAGAAGAAGAGTTGCTGAGAAGACTTCAGCTAATTAAAGAAAACGCACAAGACTCAGATGAAAATACAG ATAGAGGAGACTCTTCAGATGATGTGTCTAGTGGTGACTGTATAATAGACTGGCTTAACTGTTCTGGACAAACTGAAAATATGACAAGTGGACAAAGAGAAAACCAATCTTGGAGAGAAGACAGCCAAATTAATCCTAAAAGTGATCAGTTCATATTcagtttagaaataaatgttaacCTTGATAATGGGAGTCCAAATCCAGAGAATGAATATGTAGCATCTGCAAGACTTCCcagaagagaaaatatggaagaCAGCCAAAGGCAATTGGAAAATCCACaatctgaataaatatttacaagacCCTCTATGTCTGAACAAGATACAACTGAAACATTAATGGAATTCCCACCTACCAGAAGTCAGAGAAGAGCAAGAAGTAGGAGCCCAGAGTATCGGAGACCCAGAGCAAGAATTGAAAGTTGGTCGCCTCCACGTTCACTTAGGGAAATTGTACAAAGAATTAATCATAGTATACCATCTCAGAATTTTGAGCAGCCTCTGCTAAGTGAGAATGCGAGATTTTCTAGAACTGAGCACCAAGAAATACTGAGATAGCAAATGACTGGATTTGAGTTGCAAAATAGTAGTCTTATTGAAACTTCTAGAACAAGGAATGCCGTTCATGGAGAAAATTCTCCAGATACAACCAGCGGTGGTGAATCTTGGGGGATGAGGGAAATATATCCAACCATACCCTTCAATCTTGAAGTAGGACAAGTTCATTCTGGAGCATATTCTCAGAGAGACAGCAGAGCTAGTAGAACTCAGTTAACATCTGAGACACCAAACAACACTGTCACTTCTGAAAGTGAACGATGACTGAGGCAAATGTATTCACATTTTGAGCAGGCAGATGTGAGAGCTTATGTCAATACCATCAGAAATCCCATTTGTAGAATTTTAAATACTAGCTTAAATGATACAACATCTGTTCCAATTCAGAGCTTGTTAAGGCAGACAATGACAGAATTTAGTAACTCAAGTAACCTTATGGACAGTGTCAGTAATTTAGAGCATAGTGTCTCACCTCCAAGTCAAAACATGGAATGGCCAGAGTCACCTAATGGTAGTACTAGTGGTATATTTGGTTCTGATTCAAATCCTAGCTATGATACCCATTCAAGTTCCACACTGATTTGTCATTCAAGCCCCAATTGTATGTCTAGTTCCAGTTCTAGTCCTATTTCCAGTTCCAGCTCAagtgatgaaaattcaggaattaTCTCACTGATGTGTGAAGGCAGTGAAGaaacaaacttatcatcagaCTTATCATCAGAGACCAGCCAAGGGGGTAGACAAATTATCCTAGTAATATTTGATGAAAGTGACTCTGGGTCCTCCCATAATCTGCAACAGTTTTTCCTCTTAAATGAAGATGATCTATACCAAACTACAGGACTCACCAAAGAACAGATTGACAACTTGGCTGTAAGATCTTTTGGTGAAAATGATGCACTAAAAGCCTGCAGCATTTGCCTTACAGAGTACACAGAAAACAGCAAGCTTCGCATACTACCTTGCTCCCATGAATATCACATTCACTGCATTGATCGCTGGCTGTCTGAGAACTCTACCTGTCTGATTTGTCGTGGGCAAGTAGTGGATTCCAATGAGAGTGAAAATCCTAATTGA